In one window of Archangium lipolyticum DNA:
- a CDS encoding lactonase family protein translates to MKRRDFIYLSALGTIGLSLACRDEETPVEPTSTPKELWIYVGTYTSGDAGSEGIYLCRLDMATGTLERVGVTRGVPEPSFLALDPKGRYLYAVNELTIFDGKQSGAVSAFAVAPRSRELTFINWQPSRGGAPCYLEVDATGAFVLVANYVGGNVAVLPIQEGGGLGAAVELKQHRGSGPKPQQDGPHAHQARLDAANRHVLVSDLGTDKIMTYRFDDKLGTLTPGEPSSVSSAPGAGPRHLDFHPNGRLAFSINELDSTLTVFSYDGTRGALTALQTVSTLPDGLTTPSYCADIHVSPDGRFLYGSNRGHDSIAVFAIDPAGTLTFVEHVTTNIHWPRNFAIDPTGTYLLVANQKGNSITTFRRNAQTGRLTPVGQPLEIPAPTCLLVVPPSV, encoded by the coding sequence ATGAAGCGCCGCGATTTCATCTACCTCTCCGCTCTGGGCACGATAGGACTGAGCCTGGCCTGCCGTGACGAGGAGACCCCAGTGGAACCCACTTCGACGCCCAAGGAACTCTGGATCTACGTCGGTACCTACACCTCGGGAGACGCTGGCAGCGAGGGCATCTACCTTTGCCGGTTGGACATGGCGACGGGCACTCTCGAGCGGGTGGGTGTCACCCGGGGCGTGCCCGAGCCGTCCTTCCTCGCCCTGGATCCGAAAGGCCGATACCTCTATGCCGTCAATGAATTGACGATATTCGACGGCAAACAGAGTGGCGCGGTGAGTGCCTTCGCCGTCGCTCCCCGGAGCCGTGAGCTGACCTTCATCAACTGGCAGCCCTCTCGGGGCGGTGCCCCCTGCTACCTGGAAGTGGATGCGACGGGCGCCTTCGTGCTGGTGGCCAACTACGTCGGCGGAAACGTCGCCGTCCTTCCCATCCAGGAGGGCGGCGGACTGGGCGCCGCCGTCGAGTTGAAGCAGCACCGGGGCTCGGGGCCCAAGCCCCAGCAGGACGGCCCGCACGCCCACCAGGCCCGGTTGGATGCCGCCAACCGGCACGTCCTGGTCTCCGACCTGGGGACGGACAAGATCATGACCTACCGGTTCGACGACAAGCTGGGCACGCTCACGCCCGGCGAGCCGTCCTCGGTCTCCAGCGCACCGGGAGCGGGACCGCGCCATCTGGACTTCCACCCCAATGGACGCCTCGCCTTCAGCATCAACGAGCTGGACTCCACCCTCACGGTCTTCTCCTATGACGGGACGCGAGGTGCGCTGACGGCGTTGCAGACCGTCTCCACCCTGCCCGATGGGCTCACCACGCCGAGCTACTGCGCGGACATCCACGTCAGCCCCGACGGCCGGTTCCTGTATGGCTCCAACCGCGGCCATGACAGCATCGCCGTGTTCGCCATCGACCCGGCCGGGACACTGACCTTCGTGGAGCACGTGACCACGAACATCCACTGGCCGCGCAACTTCGCCATCGATCCGACCGGTACGTACCTGCTGGTGGCCAATCAGAAGGGAAACTCCATCACCACCTTCCGGAGGAACGCACAGACCGGAAGGCTGACGCCCGTCGGCCAGCCCCTGGAGATCCCCGCCCCGACGTGCCTGCTGGTGGTTCCGCCCTCGGTCTGA
- a CDS encoding carbohydrate-binding protein has protein sequence MSRQLRDGCRAFVLAVCVSIPGVASAEQLPYGANAFPGVIRAYDFDQGGEGIAYHDLDAVNTYQYYRPGEAVDIGVRGSGDYEVRGAPGEWLEYTIDVPTGGRYEVSLTYSQPSGSAQISLGLDGAAPLPITLPATGGHGTFQSYKVTTPLEVTPGRHVLRFTFAGGDVYLRRLSSALLPGRSFYLSRSGAGVKDGSSWSQAFSATQLSTALNQTLAAGDTLYVAGGLYESSTPYSFSLTTSGTEALPKKVVGVDLGSGLPVFKGLWTPTDPGSSNKSYAFIRFTNAHHWDIQGLRAEGYYHGVRADGSSHLQLGQLHFTRVREGFALSNVSQAKLFQSDVSRYTKRGIRLTETVSELLVEDFIADATTGDSSWPTEAYPFGVSVENPADAATPGSHDLVFNRVIMKNNTFTSTSGYQNGDGFSLERTASKVSFLNSAAFDNTDGGWDDKSQAAYYENCVALRNKRNFRLWNDNAQPTVLNNVLGAYAQKRDTYSTAGLWSQGYVEVYDSTFFANEGSEIVLENNTTPAARVKLVHSILSDAGPCGAVASKEGGTTLELVDSVACDGAAGTPVPLRAPSAGWTGQPADAFNPVNTTVTQGYRSTP, from the coding sequence ATGTCGAGGCAGCTGCGTGATGGGTGCCGGGCCTTCGTCCTGGCCGTGTGTGTCAGCATTCCCGGGGTCGCGAGCGCGGAGCAGTTGCCCTACGGAGCCAATGCCTTTCCTGGCGTCATCAGGGCGTATGACTTCGACCAGGGGGGCGAAGGGATCGCCTACCACGACCTGGACGCGGTCAATACCTATCAGTATTACCGGCCTGGAGAGGCCGTGGACATCGGCGTTCGGGGCTCTGGGGACTACGAGGTCCGGGGCGCGCCGGGCGAGTGGCTCGAGTACACGATCGATGTGCCCACGGGTGGCCGCTACGAAGTCTCCCTCACCTACTCCCAGCCGAGCGGGAGCGCGCAGATCTCCCTCGGCCTCGATGGCGCGGCTCCCCTCCCCATCACGCTGCCGGCCACGGGCGGGCATGGCACCTTCCAGTCCTACAAGGTGACCACGCCCCTCGAGGTCACCCCGGGCCGTCACGTCCTGCGGTTCACGTTCGCCGGCGGGGACGTCTACCTGCGGCGGCTGTCCTCGGCCCTGCTTCCGGGGCGCTCCTTCTACTTGAGCCGCTCCGGAGCGGGGGTGAAGGACGGGTCCAGCTGGAGCCAGGCCTTCTCCGCGACGCAGCTCTCGACGGCGTTGAACCAGACGCTCGCGGCGGGAGACACGCTCTACGTCGCGGGCGGTCTCTACGAGAGCTCGACGCCGTATTCCTTCTCCCTCACCACGAGCGGAACGGAGGCGCTGCCCAAGAAGGTGGTGGGCGTGGACCTGGGCTCGGGCCTACCGGTCTTCAAGGGCCTGTGGACGCCCACGGATCCGGGCAGCAGCAACAAGAGCTACGCGTTCATCCGCTTCACGAACGCGCACCATTGGGACATCCAGGGGTTGCGCGCCGAGGGCTACTACCACGGCGTGCGGGCCGACGGCTCCTCCCACCTCCAGCTCGGTCAGCTGCACTTCACCCGCGTCCGGGAGGGCTTCGCGTTGAGCAACGTGTCCCAGGCGAAGCTGTTCCAGTCGGACGTGTCGCGCTACACCAAGCGGGGCATCCGCCTGACCGAGACCGTGTCGGAGCTGCTCGTGGAGGACTTCATCGCGGATGCCACGACAGGCGATTCCTCCTGGCCGACCGAGGCCTATCCCTTCGGTGTCTCCGTGGAGAACCCCGCCGACGCCGCCACGCCGGGCTCGCACGACCTGGTGTTCAACCGCGTCATCATGAAGAACAACACGTTCACTTCCACCTCCGGCTACCAGAACGGTGATGGCTTCTCCCTGGAGCGCACCGCCTCCAAGGTGTCCTTCTTGAATTCGGCGGCGTTCGACAACACGGATGGTGGTTGGGACGACAAGTCCCAGGCGGCCTACTACGAGAACTGCGTGGCGCTGCGCAACAAGCGCAACTTCCGTCTCTGGAACGACAACGCGCAGCCCACCGTCCTCAACAACGTGCTGGGCGCGTATGCCCAGAAGCGTGACACGTACAGCACCGCCGGCCTGTGGTCCCAGGGTTACGTGGAGGTCTACGACTCCACCTTCTTCGCCAACGAGGGCAGTGAGATCGTCCTCGAGAACAACACCACGCCCGCGGCTCGCGTGAAGCTCGTCCATTCCATCCTCTCGGACGCGGGGCCGTGCGGCGCCGTGGCCTCCAAGGAGGGCGGCACCACGCTGGAGCTGGTCGACAGCGTGGCCTGTGACGGCGCGGCGGGGACTCCGGTTCCCCTCCGTGCTCCGAGCGCGGGTTGGACGGGACAGCCCGCGGATGCCTTCAACCCCGTGAACACAACAGTCACCCAGGGTTACCGGTCCACTCCATGA
- a CDS encoding LysR family transcriptional regulator yields the protein MSDIHGVNLATFDMNLLRVLDALFIEQSVGGAAARLRLSQPATSNALARLRDALGDPLFVRGRQGMVPTARARALRGPLTLALRQLQEALVPPEDFVPETARRTFVLASSDHAQLLVLPQLAARLAHYPGVKLRVVPLPRDFPTPELESGELDLVLGVFDLAPGDRTPRGLRRQVLVHERFMLVGRKHHPALREPRRLDLSLPQMHVSPRGGTEGSFERKTKIRRNVVLFTPHYLVAPWVLASTDLIAALPERVARRFAEAFPLTVVPVELPHEPLRVQQLWHPHRQQDPAHRWLREQVLAAARASPAGY from the coding sequence ATGAGCGATATTCACGGTGTGAATCTCGCCACCTTCGACATGAACCTGCTCCGCGTGCTCGACGCGCTCTTCATCGAACAAAGCGTGGGGGGCGCGGCGGCGCGCTTGCGGCTCTCGCAGCCGGCCACCAGCAACGCGCTGGCGCGACTGCGCGACGCACTCGGAGACCCGCTCTTCGTGCGAGGCCGTCAGGGCATGGTGCCTACCGCCCGGGCCCGGGCCCTGCGCGGGCCGCTCACGCTCGCGCTGCGGCAGCTCCAGGAGGCCCTGGTGCCTCCCGAGGACTTCGTGCCCGAGACCGCGCGCCGCACCTTCGTGCTGGCCTCGAGCGACCACGCCCAGCTCCTCGTGCTCCCTCAGCTCGCGGCACGGCTCGCGCACTACCCCGGCGTGAAATTGCGCGTGGTGCCACTCCCGCGTGACTTCCCCACCCCAGAGCTGGAGTCCGGCGAGCTCGACCTGGTCCTCGGTGTCTTCGACCTCGCCCCGGGGGACCGCACGCCGCGAGGACTGCGGCGGCAGGTGCTGGTTCACGAGCGCTTCATGCTCGTTGGCCGCAAGCACCATCCCGCCCTGCGCGAGCCGCGGCGCCTGGATCTGTCGCTGCCACAGATGCATGTCTCCCCGCGCGGCGGCACCGAGGGGAGCTTCGAGCGCAAGACGAAGATCCGCCGCAACGTGGTGCTCTTCACCCCCCACTACCTCGTGGCGCCCTGGGTGCTGGCGAGCACCGACCTCATCGCCGCGCTGCCGGAGCGGGTGGCACGCCGCTTCGCCGAGGCCTTCCCGCTCACCGTGGTGCCGGTGGAGCTCCCTCACGAGCCGCTGCGCGTTCAGCAGCTCTGGCACCCGCATCGGCAACAGGATCCCGCGCACCGCTGGCTCCGTGAGCAGGTGCTCGCCGCCGCGCGCGCATCACCCGCCGGGTATTAG
- a CDS encoding MBL fold metallo-hydrolase, translating to MRKLIVLSLLSTACASLPPAVPHAFVPPPAPGAPIQVCWVDTGGVTVPGGYGAGGSTVAATWEVTSAALVIRHPKGDLVLDTGISPHAQEEQRELGAWSRFTFSQTAGRNVPRRNLKEALTALGVTRPTALLLSHVHADHAGGAASLPDVPVWLAAEEKQLIEAELEHPRGVVLPAHARALKGRMVPIPFAAEPYANYEARFDVFGDGTVVVVPTFGHTPGSVATFVNVSPGQRFVHVGDLINLRESIDRNVGKSWLMRRFTDEDSARTQAEVAKLVQLHAQDPELIILPAHDRRAFVELFGADDGGVPPCIGAQPRASRD from the coding sequence ATGCGGAAGCTCATCGTGTTGTCGTTGCTGTCCACCGCGTGCGCATCGTTGCCCCCGGCGGTGCCGCACGCCTTCGTGCCCCCGCCGGCCCCGGGTGCGCCAATCCAGGTGTGCTGGGTCGACACGGGAGGCGTGACGGTGCCGGGGGGATACGGCGCGGGCGGCTCCACCGTGGCCGCCACCTGGGAGGTCACCTCCGCGGCGCTCGTCATCCGCCACCCGAAGGGCGACCTCGTGCTCGACACCGGCATCTCCCCCCACGCGCAGGAGGAGCAGCGGGAGCTGGGCGCCTGGAGCCGCTTCACCTTCTCGCAGACCGCGGGTCGCAACGTCCCACGGCGGAACTTGAAGGAGGCTCTCACCGCGCTCGGGGTGACCCGGCCGACGGCGCTGCTGCTCTCCCACGTGCACGCCGATCATGCCGGCGGGGCGGCGTCGTTGCCGGACGTGCCGGTGTGGCTGGCCGCCGAGGAGAAGCAACTCATCGAAGCGGAGCTGGAGCATCCGCGTGGGGTGGTGCTCCCCGCGCATGCCCGGGCCTTGAAGGGCCGCATGGTGCCCATTCCCTTCGCGGCGGAGCCGTACGCGAACTACGAGGCCCGCTTCGACGTCTTCGGTGATGGCACCGTGGTGGTGGTGCCGACCTTCGGGCACACACCGGGCAGCGTGGCGACGTTCGTGAACGTGTCACCGGGCCAGCGCTTCGTGCACGTGGGTGATCTCATCAACCTGCGGGAATCCATCGATCGGAACGTGGGGAAATCGTGGCTGATGCGGCGGTTCACCGACGAAGACTCCGCGCGCACCCAGGCGGAGGTGGCGAAGCTGGTGCAACTCCACGCGCAGGACCCGGAGCTGATCATCCTGCCCGCGCACGATCGCCGGGCCTTCGTGGAGCTCTTTGGAGCGGACGACGGTGGGGTGCCGCCGTGCATTGGCGCACAGCCGCGGGCCTCGAGGGACTGA
- a CDS encoding FHA domain-containing protein, protein MRHSPYRPAGLLACCHTVLSIQELRALGASLSMGAFRRQLGPFVFIQRSPGLPSAAVLEPTRVASSEAIERGMLTLLFEFENLLITTLPPLDRVEELSVGRLPDCDLFIDDTSVSKRHAVLKWNEAQGRCTVKDLGSTNGTFLNGQNLSTREATLKDGDILSFGNVQFWYLLTDTLHTRLGAGKPPPR, encoded by the coding sequence ATGCGGCACTCGCCCTACCGGCCGGCCGGACTTCTGGCATGCTGCCACACCGTGCTGTCCATCCAAGAGCTCCGCGCCCTCGGCGCGTCACTGTCCATGGGGGCCTTCCGCCGTCAGCTCGGCCCCTTCGTGTTCATCCAGCGCTCGCCCGGCCTGCCGTCCGCCGCCGTGCTCGAGCCCACGCGCGTGGCCTCGTCCGAGGCCATCGAGCGCGGCATGCTCACCCTGCTCTTCGAGTTCGAGAACCTGCTCATCACCACCCTCCCCCCGCTCGACCGGGTGGAGGAACTGAGCGTGGGCCGGCTGCCGGACTGCGACCTGTTCATCGACGACACGTCGGTGTCCAAGCGCCACGCGGTGCTCAAGTGGAACGAGGCCCAGGGCCGCTGCACGGTGAAAGACCTCGGCTCCACCAACGGCACCTTCCTCAACGGGCAGAACCTCTCCACCCGTGAGGCCACGCTGAAGGACGGCGACATCCTCAGCTTCGGAAATGTTCAGTTCTGGTACCTGCTGACGGACACGCTGCACACCCGGCTGGGCGCCGGGAAGCCTCCGCCGCGCTGA
- the greA gene encoding transcription elongation factor GreA: protein MSGSGNIPMTPSGLRKLKAELKHLQTVERGKISKEIEVARAHGDLRENAEYHAAKEKQSHIEGRILDLNDWIARAEVIDPSKLGGDKVVFGATVDLLDVETDKTVSYRLVGELEADLKKRWIAVTSPVARALIGKKVGDVATVQSPGGVREYEVQEIRFEDPQDESSES from the coding sequence ATGAGTGGGAGCGGGAACATTCCGATGACCCCCTCGGGTCTGCGGAAGCTGAAGGCGGAGCTGAAGCACCTTCAGACCGTCGAGCGCGGGAAGATCTCCAAGGAGATTGAGGTGGCGCGCGCGCACGGGGACCTGCGCGAGAACGCCGAGTACCACGCGGCCAAGGAGAAGCAGTCGCACATCGAGGGCCGCATCCTGGACCTGAACGACTGGATTGCCCGGGCCGAGGTCATCGACCCGAGCAAGCTGGGCGGGGACAAGGTCGTCTTCGGCGCGACGGTGGATCTCCTGGACGTGGAGACGGACAAGACGGTCTCCTACCGCCTGGTGGGCGAGCTGGAGGCGGATCTGAAGAAGCGGTGGATCGCCGTCACCTCGCCGGTGGCGCGGGCGCTGATCGGCAAGAAGGTGGGCGACGTCGCCACGGTGCAGAGCCCGGGTGGCGTGCGCGAGTACGAGGTCCAGGAGATCCGCTTCGAGGATCCCCAGGACGAGTCCTCCGAGAGTTGA
- the recG gene encoding ATP-dependent DNA helicase RecG, with protein MRRSDPPVNHPLASLVGPLKYACRSDFAHLSTVKDLRGLLERTLAGATGVDAEALKHLRAALPHVDHPTLDRRKAALRRVVAGLKLSGVQLPDELAQVANTPPTPTTPLPPGEGRGEGISGPGSSPLPLGEGRGEGRPEVVPEWKSRAPAPPPPGSRTAPLRAPAPPTRTLARPPPAAESKKPEPAEKPTSGKRKKRVAKGQEESRAEAKLLSIAPRSGPLAIPLKTMGKKLGPRLLAALNKKGLKRVGDILFLLPRCYEDRRKLLSIAELMPGERGVTVGEVKLADFVPSRTGKRYFRAVVADRSGSIAATYFNAGPWLKQRFPVGKRLVLSGEVRASLSGREMAHPEIEPAEDLEGSSVHFNRIVPVYPGFERGDQRMFRELASVVSESYSNHVEEPLPEGLRKKLGLMTLPEALRAIHFPSEDADPEMLDRHLSPAHRRLAFDELFFLQLGVGLKRQGVKQEKGITFDVSEPRLEKARGALPFQLTGAQKKVIGEVAQDMGRPEPMNRLVQGDVGSGKTAVAVVASLLALQDGYQVAVMAPTEILAEQHERTFRKLLEPLGYKVGLVSAAGTAKRKREIRDAVARGEIHLAVGTHALVQEDMGFQKLGFVVIDEQHRFGVLQRHTLMSKGVHPDVLVMTATPIPRTLAMTLYGDLDVSIIDELPPGRTPVKTRVFNDKQRARVYEAVASEVQKGHQAYVVYPLVEESEKLDLEDATRGADKLRQVFPGVEVGLLHGRMKPEEKDLVMDAFRAGTIQLLVCTTVVEVGVDVPNASVMVIESAERFGLSQLHQLRGRVGRGAAVSYCYLVANLARSSMVSSERLGVMEHSTDGFVIAEKDLEIRGPGEFLGTRQSGMPELAVANLARDGDLLSMAQQEARSILARDPSLKAPEHQGLVKALEERWEGRLALARVG; from the coding sequence ATGAGACGTTCGGATCCGCCTGTGAACCACCCGCTCGCCAGCCTCGTTGGACCCCTGAAATATGCCTGCCGGAGTGACTTCGCCCATCTGTCGACGGTGAAGGACCTGCGCGGTCTGTTGGAGCGCACGCTGGCGGGGGCCACGGGGGTGGACGCGGAGGCGTTGAAGCACTTGCGGGCGGCGTTGCCGCACGTGGACCACCCGACGTTGGACAGGCGCAAGGCGGCGTTGCGGAGGGTGGTGGCGGGCCTGAAGCTGAGTGGAGTCCAGCTTCCGGACGAGCTGGCCCAGGTAGCGAACACCCCCCCAACCCCAACCACCCCTCTCCCTCCGGGAGAGGGACGGGGTGAGGGTATCTCGGGCCCCGGGTCGAGCCCTCTCCCCCTGGGAGAGGGACGGGGTGAGGGTCGTCCCGAAGTAGTCCCCGAGTGGAAATCGAGGGCCCCGGCCCCTCCGCCCCCCGGGAGCAGAACCGCGCCTCTCCGAGCCCCGGCGCCCCCTACACGGACCCTCGCGAGACCCCCGCCTGCCGCGGAGTCGAAGAAGCCCGAGCCGGCGGAAAAACCCACGTCGGGGAAGCGCAAGAAGCGGGTGGCGAAGGGGCAGGAGGAGTCCCGTGCGGAGGCGAAGCTGCTGTCGATCGCGCCGCGCTCGGGGCCGCTGGCGATTCCGCTGAAGACGATGGGCAAGAAGCTGGGCCCGCGTCTGTTGGCGGCGCTGAACAAGAAGGGGCTGAAGCGGGTGGGGGACATCCTCTTCCTGCTGCCGCGCTGCTACGAGGATCGGCGCAAGCTGCTCTCCATCGCGGAGCTCATGCCCGGGGAGAGGGGCGTGACGGTGGGCGAGGTAAAGCTGGCGGACTTCGTGCCGAGCCGGACGGGCAAGCGCTACTTCCGGGCGGTGGTGGCGGACCGCTCGGGGAGCATCGCGGCGACGTACTTCAACGCGGGTCCGTGGCTGAAGCAGCGCTTTCCGGTGGGCAAGCGGCTGGTGCTGTCCGGAGAGGTGAGGGCCTCGCTGTCGGGGCGCGAGATGGCGCACCCGGAGATCGAACCGGCGGAGGATCTTGAGGGGTCCTCGGTGCACTTCAACCGGATCGTCCCGGTGTACCCGGGCTTCGAGCGGGGAGACCAGCGGATGTTCCGGGAGCTGGCCTCGGTGGTGAGCGAGTCCTACTCGAACCACGTGGAGGAGCCGCTGCCGGAGGGCCTGCGCAAGAAGCTGGGCCTGATGACGCTGCCGGAGGCGCTGCGGGCCATCCACTTCCCGTCGGAGGACGCGGATCCGGAGATGCTGGACCGGCACCTGAGCCCGGCGCACCGGAGGCTGGCGTTCGACGAGCTGTTCTTCCTGCAACTGGGCGTGGGGCTGAAGCGGCAGGGGGTGAAGCAGGAGAAGGGCATCACCTTCGACGTGTCGGAGCCGAGGCTGGAGAAGGCGCGCGGGGCGCTGCCGTTCCAGCTCACGGGGGCGCAGAAGAAGGTGATTGGCGAGGTGGCCCAGGACATGGGCCGTCCCGAGCCGATGAACCGGCTGGTGCAGGGGGACGTGGGGTCGGGGAAGACGGCGGTGGCGGTGGTGGCGTCGCTGCTGGCGTTGCAGGACGGCTACCAGGTGGCGGTGATGGCGCCCACGGAGATCCTCGCGGAGCAGCATGAGCGGACGTTCCGCAAGCTGCTGGAGCCGCTGGGCTACAAGGTGGGGCTGGTGAGCGCGGCGGGGACGGCGAAGCGCAAGCGGGAGATCCGCGACGCGGTGGCGCGCGGGGAGATCCACCTGGCGGTGGGCACGCACGCGCTCGTCCAGGAGGACATGGGCTTCCAGAAGCTGGGCTTCGTGGTCATCGACGAGCAGCACCGCTTCGGCGTGCTGCAGCGGCACACGCTGATGAGCAAGGGCGTGCACCCGGACGTGCTGGTGATGACGGCGACGCCCATTCCGCGCACGCTGGCGATGACGCTGTACGGGGACCTGGACGTGTCCATCATCGACGAGCTGCCGCCGGGGCGCACGCCGGTGAAGACGCGCGTCTTCAACGACAAGCAGCGCGCGCGTGTGTACGAGGCCGTGGCGTCCGAGGTGCAGAAGGGCCACCAGGCCTACGTGGTGTATCCGCTGGTGGAGGAGTCGGAGAAGCTGGATCTGGAGGACGCCACGCGCGGCGCCGACAAGCTGCGGCAGGTGTTCCCTGGCGTGGAGGTGGGCCTGCTCCACGGGCGCATGAAGCCCGAGGAGAAGGATCTGGTGATGGACGCCTTCCGGGCCGGCACCATCCAGCTGCTCGTCTGCACCACCGTGGTGGAGGTGGGCGTGGACGTGCCGAACGCGTCGGTGATGGTGATCGAATCCGCCGAGCGCTTCGGCCTGTCGCAGCTGCACCAGCTGCGCGGGCGCGTGGGCCGGGGCGCGGCGGTGAGCTATTGCTACCTCGTGGCCAACCTGGCGCGCTCGTCGATGGTGTCCTCCGAGCGGCTCGGCGTGATGGAGCACAGCACCGACGGCTTCGTCATCGCGGAGAAGGATCTGGAGATCCGCGGCCCGGGCGAGTTCCTCGGCACGCGGCAGAGCGGCATGCCGGAGCTGGCGGTGGCGAACCTCGCGCGGGATGGGGATCTGCTGTCGATGGCGCAGCAGGAGGCTCGGAGCATCCTGGCGAGAGATCCCTCACTGAAGGCTCCCGAACACCAGGGACTGGTGAAGGCTCTCGAGGAACGTTGGGAGGGCCGGCTGGCCCTCGCCAGGGTGGGGTAG